GTGACACGGAACTCCTGTTTGATGGAGCTGACGACGGTGTCTATGCTCTCCTGCATATCCCTGATGAGTTCGGTTATCTGGTCGGTGGACTTCTTGGACTGGTCGGCGAGCTCACGGATGTTCTCTGCAACAACCGCGAAGCCCCTGCCGTGCTCCCCGCTCCTGGCGGCCTCAATGGCGGCGTTGAGTGCCAGAAGGTTGGTCTGGTCAGCGATGCCCCCTATGACCTCAACTATCTCCCCGATGCGCTTGGAGTGCTCGACGAGAATGGAGACCGCCCGCTCCATGTCCTGGTTAACCTCTGTTATGCTGGCCACGTTCAGGGCAACGTTGTCGGAAATCTTCTTACCCCTCTCGGCCATGTCAGCAGTTTCGAGGGCGTAGTCGGTCAGCGCCTGGGCCTGCGTGTTCATCTCCTCTATCCCCGCGGTGAGGGTCTGGATGTAGTCCCCCAGCTCGGCGATGCTGGAGCGCTCCCTCTCCACCAGACTGGCCAGGGAATCGGGATCCGCCGAGGCATCCATCTCCAACATGGGGAGGAGGGAGGAAATCTTTTCCCGGACGTTCTCAAGATTTTTCAGGGCGGTATCCATCCCCTCGAAGGAACAGGGCTGTGAAACAGTCACCCTGCGTTTTCTTAGGGCCTCAGCCTTGTGTTCGATGGAGATGAGACGGGCTGCAATTTCCTCATCGATGCCCCCTACATCGGGATGTCTTCCCTCCAGGATGTCCTCAACCGCCCCGAGAATCCGGAGGGAGTTATCCCTCGTTT
The DNA window shown above is from Thermococcus sp. JdF3 and carries:
- a CDS encoding methyl-accepting chemotaxis protein is translated as MNRIVAITAVGSIPLITLAGTLVAPSVGLILGLGASAIVGAYVSKTRDNSLRILGAVEDILEGRHPDVGGIDEEIAARLISIEHKAEALRKRRVTVSQPCSFEGMDTALKNLENVREKISSLLPMLEMDASADPDSLASLVERERSSIAELGDYIQTLTAGIEEMNTQAQALTDYALETADMAERGKKISDNVALNVASITEVNQDMERAVSILVEHSKRIGEIVEVIGGIADQTNLLALNAAIEAARSGEHGRGFAVVAENIRELADQSKKSTDQITELIRDMQESIDTVVSSIKQEFRVTEEIKDAVQELIAAFDDIARRANETAGMIKDLSDSIDGQAQSVQMLMDTIDGVYAIQNDISDVMLPLVDFLSTLQLRLDEIRKGLKALEESIDESRTLLENVRSARR